The DNA region AGACCGGCGCGTTCTTCCGGCTTGGCCAGCGGCATGATCGTGCTGACCGCACCGAGGAAGCAGGCGCCGAAACCGGTTCCGGCGATGATCGTGCCGGCAAACAACAGAGCCACCCAGCCGGTATGGACGCCGGCGACGACGATCAGCAGTCCGATCATCATGGTTAAAACGCCGAGCGTGAGATTGGAACGGGCGGGCTTCTGACGGCGGAAGAAGACGGCGAGCGCGCCGCTCAGCGTCAGGGCTGCGACCGTCAGGCCGCCTGTCATCGGCGAATGATTGCCGGTGGCGGCACCCACAAGCGACGGCATCAGCGAGAGATAGAAGCCACCGAGCGACCAGATCGAGATGTTGATGGGCGTGATCGCCATCAGCGACGGGCGGACCTGCGGCGGCACGCCGACATGCGGACGCAGCGATGCCAGCGCGCCGGGCTTGGACATAGCCGTTTCGGGAACGCTCCACACAAAGACGGCCTGCGCCAGCAAGGCTGCAAACAGCACGAGATAGACGAGACGCATCGGATCGGGCGCAAACTGCACGAGCGCGCCGGCACCCAGCGCACCCACCGCCATGCCGAGCAGCGGCGAGATGCTGTTGACGATCGGGCCGCTGACCTTGTTGGCGTCGACCAGAGCCGCGCCGATGGCGCCGCTTGCAGCTCCGGTGGCGATGCCCTGGACGATGCGGGCGGCGATCAGCCAGGAGGGGCTGTCTGCCAGCATGAACAGCAGCATGGCGGCAGCCTGCAAGAGGATGGCAGCGAAGATGACGGGGCGCCGGCCGATATGATCGGACAGGGAGCCGACAATCAGCAGCGTCGTCAGCAGGCTGAACGCATAGACGCTGAAGATGAAGGTGAGCAGGATGGGCGAGAAATGCCAGCTCTCCTGATAGAGATGATAAAGTGGGGTGGGCGCAGCCGAGGCGGCGAGGAACGTGATCAGGGTTGCTGCGTGAAAGCTCAGCGCCCACAGCCGTTTGGCGGGTGAAAAATCGCCGGAAACCGGTTCACTTTTGCTCGACATGGCACTATTGTCCCTAAAAGCTAAAATATTGCGTTAGCTCTTGTAGCGCGACTGCGATATAAAAGCAAATTATTTGCTTTAGCGATTGTGCTGATAACATTGAGCGGAGATGGCGCCGATGAACATACGGGAAAATATCCGGCCGGGCGGACGCAGCGCTCGCGTGCAGGCCTCGGTGCACCAGGCTGTGCGCAGTCTTCTGGTGGCGACGGACCGCAGCGACGTGACCATCCCGCTGATTGCAGCCGAAGCCGGCGTCACGCCCTCGACGATCTACCGGCGCTGGGGCGACCTGCAGGAGCTTCTGGCTGACGTTGCCGTCGAGCGGCTGCGCCCGGATGCACCGCCCAAGGATACCGGGTCGGCGCGCACCGATCTGATGCAATGGGCGGAGCAATATGCGGACGAAATGGCCTCGGGGCCTGGCCGCGCCATGATCCGCGATGTCCTGTCCAGCGTCGCAACCGACAGCCGCAACGCCGGAAAATGCTGCGGCTATACCCGCGAACAGCTGCAGGTCATTGCCGGACGCGCGCGGGAGCGCGGCGAAGACTTTCCGGATGTGGAGACAGTGATCGACGCCGTGGTCGCCCCGATCATGTACCGCATCCTGTTCGACGACGCACCGCCCACTGCAGGCAAGGTTTCAGCGCTGGTCGAGCGGATGATGCCGCAATGGCGTTCGAGCGCTTCATCTTGAACTTGGCTTGCCAATGTAATACCTTTGTAAAAACATTCCTTACCGAGGTGCAGCATGAGCGCGACAGTGACGACGAAGGGGCAGGTGACCATTCCCAAGCCGGTGCGTGATTTTCTCGGCATCGTGCCGGGAACGCGGGTGGATTTTCAGCGCGGCCCTGACGGCAGCGTCGTCCTGACGCGCGCCGACGAAAAACGCCCTGCCAGCCGCTTCAGCAAGCTGCGCGGCCATGCGGGCAAGGGGTTGAGCACCGATGCCATCATGGCGCTGACGCGCGGTGACGAGTGACGCTGATCGATACCAATATTCTGCTCGATGTGGTGACGGACGACCCCAACTGGTCGGACTGGTCGATCGATCAGCTGGAAGCCGCTGCCCTGCGCGGTCCGCTGCTGATCAATGATGTCGTCTATGCCGAACTGGCGGTGCGCTACGAGCGGATCGAAAGGCTGGAGGCGTTTTTAACCGAAGCCGGGATCGAGATTGCGTCAATGCCGCGCGCGGCATTGTTCCTGGCCGGAAAAGTCTTTAAGACATACCGCAAGGCGGGCGGTTCGCGCGCCGGCGTCCTGCCGGATTTCTTCATCGGCGCGCATGCGGCCGTTGAGCGGCTGGCGCTTTTGACGCGGGATAGGGCGCGCTACAGGACATATTTTCCGACCGTGGCGCTGATTACGCCTGACCGGTAGGGCAGGGCACGCACTGAAAGAAAAAGCCGGGCAAATGCTGCCCGGCCCGTCATTCCTCAAATCATCCCCGCTTCCGGCGGGATCGGTTTTTCCTTTGGCCTGTAGCCAAACGAGCGCAGCGCGACATAGAAGACCGGGGTGAGGAACAGGCCGAGGATAGTCACGCCCAGCATGCCGGAAAACACGGCGGTGCCGAGAGACTGGCGCATTTCGGCGCCGGGGCCTGTGGCGATCATCAGCGGTACAACGCCGAGAATGAAGGCGAAGGCGGTCATCAGGATAGGCCGCAGGCGCAGGCGGCTGGCCTCGATGGCGGCATTGACCGGGTTCATGCCCTCATCCTGCGCTTGCCGCGCAAACTCGACGATCAGGATCGCATTCTTGGCCGCAAGGCCGATCAGCACGATCAGTCCGATCTGGGTCAAGATATTGTTGTCCTGGCCGCGCAGATGAACGCCGATCAGAGCGGCAAGCACGGCCATCGGCACGACGAGGATGATCGCCAGCGGCAATATCCAGCTTTCATATTGGGCCGATAGCGCCAGGAACACGAA from Pararhizobium qamdonense includes:
- a CDS encoding MFS transporter, whose amino-acid sequence is MSSKSEPVSGDFSPAKRLWALSFHAATLITFLAASAAPTPLYHLYQESWHFSPILLTFIFSVYAFSLLTTLLIVGSLSDHIGRRPVIFAAILLQAAAMLLFMLADSPSWLIAARIVQGIATGAASGAIGAALVDANKVSGPIVNSISPLLGMAVGALGAGALVQFAPDPMRLVYLVLFAALLAQAVFVWSVPETAMSKPGALASLRPHVGVPPQVRPSLMAITPINISIWSLGGFYLSLMPSLVGAATGNHSPMTGGLTVAALTLSGALAVFFRRQKPARSNLTLGVLTMMIGLLIVVAGVHTGWVALLFAGTIIAGTGFGACFLGAVSTIMPLAKPEERAGLLSAYYVQSYLAFSIPAILAGFLSRAVGLTMTADIYVCVIIVLTSAGYAAMSLARVQPAG
- a CDS encoding TetR/AcrR family transcriptional regulator, with translation MNIRENIRPGGRSARVQASVHQAVRSLLVATDRSDVTIPLIAAEAGVTPSTIYRRWGDLQELLADVAVERLRPDAPPKDTGSARTDLMQWAEQYADEMASGPGRAMIRDVLSSVATDSRNAGKCCGYTREQLQVIAGRARERGEDFPDVETVIDAVVAPIMYRILFDDAPPTAGKVSALVERMMPQWRSSASS
- a CDS encoding AbrB/MazE/SpoVT family DNA-binding domain-containing protein codes for the protein MSATVTTKGQVTIPKPVRDFLGIVPGTRVDFQRGPDGSVVLTRADEKRPASRFSKLRGHAGKGLSTDAIMALTRGDE
- a CDS encoding type II toxin-antitoxin system VapC family toxin; the protein is MTLIDTNILLDVVTDDPNWSDWSIDQLEAAALRGPLLINDVVYAELAVRYERIERLEAFLTEAGIEIASMPRAALFLAGKVFKTYRKAGGSRAGVLPDFFIGAHAAVERLALLTRDRARYRTYFPTVALITPDR